The following are encoded in a window of Carassius auratus strain Wakin chromosome 6, ASM336829v1, whole genome shotgun sequence genomic DNA:
- the LOC113104330 gene encoding adenosine receptor A3-like isoform X1, whose protein sequence is MILLRKRSVGVKAFFFLGSENKTHFLFPTFTHTEAFSPVSTMVSGGEFLYISLEVLIAVGCCLGNMLVIWAVWRSGALNKPTFCLIVSLAVADFLVGAVAIPLAVTVDLHIKIPFHACLFISCFLIVPLQASVLTLLAIAVDRCLRVCIPFRYKATITKKRSWFLAAVCWILASFLGFLPMFGWYNHDTLTRYNSTSIECQFLDVIPITYLIHFIFEGCFLPPLAVMIALYCYIFFKIRSVRAGMSETSTCKKKEHQLATSLVLVLALFIVCWLPLHTIQSITYYNQSIHVPSIALYFGILLSHANSMVNPVVYAFRIPKIKREYRKIWRRMICQQQQADTNSSRTAASNTTDSHDGRVHVKISPQGGATDMTDSTVK, encoded by the exons ATGATCCTCCTCCGGAAGAGGTCTGTAGGTgtcaaggcttttttttttcttggcagtGAGAATAAAACCCATTTCCTCTTTCCAACTTTCACTCACACAGAGGCTTTCAGTCCTGTAAGCACAATGGTATCAGGTGGAGAATTCCTTTACATCTCTCTTGAAGTGCTCATTGCAGTGGGATGCTGTCTGGGCAATATGTTGGTGATCTGGGCCGTGTGGAGAAGTGGAGCCCTGAACAAACCCACTTTCTGCTTGATCGTGTCTCTGGCAGTGGCTGATTTCCTGGTTGGGGCTGTGGCAATTCCTCTGGCTGTGACTGTGGACCTCCACATCAAAATCCCTTTCCATGCCTGTCTCTTCATCAGTTGTTTTCTCATCGTTCCTCTACAAGCATCAGTGCTCACCCTCCTGGCTATTGCTGTGGACCGATGTCTGCGGGTTTGTATCCCTTTCAG GTACAAGGCTACAATCACTAAGAAGCGCTCATGGTTCCTCGCCGCTGTGTGCTGGATACTGGCATCTTTTCTGGGGTTCTTACCCATGTTTGGATGGTACAACCATGACACACTGACACGTTACAACTCCACCTCCATAGAATGTCAGTTCCTTGATGTCATTCCCATTACATACCTGATCCACTTCATCTTTGAAGGCTGTTTTCTTCCTCCACTGGCAGTCATGATCGCTTTGTATTGCTACATCTTTTTTAAAATTAGAAGTGTTAGAGCAGGTATGTCTGAAACcagtacatgtaaaaaaaaggaGCACCAACTAGCTACCTCTCTGGTTTTAGTCTTGGCTCTTTTTATTGTTTGCTGGCTGCCGTTACACACGATACAATCAATCACATACTATAACCAGAGTATACATGTCCCGTCCATTGCTTTGTACTTTGGCATTCTCCTCTCTCACGCCAACTCGATGGTTAACCCTGTAGTGTATGCATTCAGAATCCCTAAGATAAAGCGGGAGTACAGGAAGATTTGGAGGAGGATGATTTGTCAACAGCAGCAGGCAGATACAAACAGCAGCAGGACTGCTGCTAGTAACACCACCGACAGCCATGATGGACGAGTTCATGTGAAAATCAGTCCACAGGGGGGAGCCACTGACATGACTGACtccacagtaaaataa
- the LOC113088857 gene encoding adenosine receptor A1-like, with product MCQDNFLFQPPLLKASSCRVPVPTVDMSDSEKVVYTSLEVLIAAGCCLGNMLVIWAVWSCRAISQTTFCFVVSLAVADLLVGAVAVPLAVVVDGRLETSFYGCLFFSCVIIVLTQASVHSLLAIAVDRYLRVYNPLRYRGAVRKKHLWAAVTVCWLSAFILGLIPMFGWHTKNNTTTHNTTIMCDFIKVIDMSYMVNFNFLACIFTPTILMMILYLLLFNMISKQLRKGVGNRAESTSFYHKERKLANSLALVLVLFVVCWLPLHIMNAMEHYLSVKVPGVAIHIGILLSHANSAVNPIVYAFKVPKIKMAYKSILMKLTTSEENRDIQNSDNT from the exons ATGTGTCAAGACAACTTCCTATTTCAACCACCACTACTTAAAGCAAGTTCCTGTAGAGTTCCTGTGCCTACTGTAGACATGTCTGATAGTGAGAAGGTGGTCTATACTTCCCTGGAGGTACTCATCGCTGCAGGATGCTGCCTGGGGAACATGTTGGTGATCTGGGCCGTGTGGTCGTGCCGTGCCATTAGTCAGACCACATTCTGTTTCGTTGTGTCTCTGGCGGTGGCTGATCTTCTTGTGGGAGCAGTGGCTGTGCCTCTCGCTGTGGTGGTTGATGGACGTTTGGAAACTAGTTTTTACGGCTGTCTCTTCTTCAGCTGTGTGATCATCGTGTTGACCCAGGCGTCCGTTCACTCGCTGCTGGCCATCGCTGTGGACCGATACCTGCGTGTTTATAACCCTCTCAG GTACAGAGGAGCAGTCAGAAAGAAGCACTTGTGGGCCGCGGTCACTGTATGTTGGCTCTCTGCTTTTATACTAGGCCTCATCCCCATGTTCGGATGGCACactaaaaacaacacaacaactcATAACACCACTATTATGTGTGATTTCATCAAGGTTATAGACATGTCCTACATGGTCAACTTCAACTTCCTCGCTTGCATCTTCACACCCACCATCCTCATGATGATCCTGTACTTGTTACTCTTCAATATGATATCCAAACAACTGAGAAAAGGAGTCGGGAACCGCGCGGAGTCCACGTCATTTTACCATAAAGAGCGTAAACTGGCCAATTCTCTGGCTTTGGTTCTGGTCCTGTTTGTGGTTTGTTGGCTCCCGCTGCACATAATGAATGCGATGGAACACTACCTAAGTGTAAAAGTGCCCGGTGTCGCCATTCACATCGGCATCCTCCTCTCTCACGCTAACTCCGCCGTTAACCCCATAGTGTACGCATTCAAGGTCCCTAAGATTAAGATGGCATATAAGAGCATCCTCATGAAGCTGACAACCTCGGAGGAGAACAGAGATATACAGAATTCGGATAACACCTAG
- the LOC113104330 gene encoding adenosine receptor A1-like isoform X2 has translation MILLRKRSVGVKAFFFLGSENKTHFLFPTFTHTEAFSPVSTMVSGGEFLYISLEVLIAVGCCLGNMLVIWAVWRSGALNKPTFCLIVSLAVADFLVGAVAIPLAVTVDLHIKIPFHACLFISCFLIVPLQASVLTLLAIAVDRCLRVCIPFRYKATVTKKRSWFLAAVCWILASFLGFLPMFGWYNHDTLTRYNSTSIECQFLDVIPITYLIHFIFEGCFLPPLAVMIALYCYIFFKIRSVRAGVSAETSTCKKKEHKLATSLVLVLALFIVCWLPLHTIQSITYYNQSIHVPSIALYFAILLSHTNSMVNPVVYAFRIPKIKREYRKIWRRMICQQQQDSS, from the exons ATGATCCTCCTCCGGAAGAGGTCTGTAGGTgtcaaggcttttttttttcttggcagtGAGAATAAAACCCATTTCCTCTTTCCAACTTTCACTCACACAGAGGCTTTCAGTCCTGTAAGCACAATGGTATCAGGTGGAGAATTCCTTTACATCTCTCTTGAAGTGCTCATTGCAGTGGGATGCTGTCTGGGCAATATGTTGGTGATCTGGGCCGTGTGGAGAAGTGGAGCCCTGAACAAACCCACTTTCTGCTTGATCGTGTCTCTGGCAGTGGCTGATTTCCTGGTTGGGGCTGTGGCAATTCCTCTGGCTGTGACTGTGGACCTCCACATCAAAATCCCTTTCCATGCCTGTCTCTTCATCAGTTGTTTTCTCATCGTTCCTCTACAAGCATCAGTGCTCACCCTCCTGGCTATTGCTGTGGACCGATGTCTGCGGGTTTGTATCCCTTTCAG GTACAAGGCTACAGTCACTAAGAAGCGCTCATGGTTCCTCGCCGCTGTGTGCTGGATCCTTGCATCTTTTCTGGGCTTCTTACCCATGTTTGGATGGTACAACCATGACACACTGACACGTTACAACTCCACCTCCATAGAATGTCAGTTCCTTGATGTCATTCCCATTACATACCTGATCCACTTCATCTTTGAAGGCTGTTTTCTTCCTCCACTGGCAGTCATGATCGCTTTGTATTGCTACATCTTTTTTAAAATTAGAAGTGTTAGAGCAGGTGTGTCAGCTGAAACcagtacatgtaaaaaaaaggaGCACAAACTAGCTACCTCTCTGGTTTTAGTCTTGGCTCTTTTTATTGTTTGCTGGCTGCCGTTACACACAATACAATCAATCACATACTATAACCAGAGTATACATGTCCCGTCCATTGCTTTGTACTTTGCCATTCTCCTCTCTCACACCAACTCGATGGTTAACCCTGTAGTGTATGCATTCAGAATCCCTAAGATAAAGCGGGAGTACAGGAAGATTTGGAGGAGGATGATTTGTCAACAGCAGCAGGACTCCTCCTAG